The genomic interval GAATGAGCGGCGAGTCAGACCTGGCGGTGCTGGAGGATTTCAGCCGCGTCAAGCCCGTCCTGGAGAAGCACCCCAACGTGAAGACGGTGGTGCCCATGGGCACCAGCAGCGCGCTCATCACCTCCGGCAACACGGTGGACCTGACGCTCGCGCGCCTGCGGGACCTCTACAAGAAGCGCGCGGACGAAGGTGCGTCCCCGGAGCTCACGCAGAACATCGACAGCGTCAAGGCGCACGTGCGCCACATCGTGGCCATCATGGAGAAGCAGCGGGCCAACAGCGTGAACGTGCTCACCTCGGCCGCCGTGGATCCCGTGGAGGTGGAGGCGCTCGCCAAGGCGCGCACCGACGAGTTCTGGAGCAGCTTCGACGCGGACCCGTTCGCCGCGCTGGAGTTCCTGGAGAACCGCATCGCCCCGCAGCTGCCGGACGGCGACATGCTGGAGCTGCGCTACGTGGGCACGGACCTGGACGCGTTCCAGCGGACGTTCGACCGCATGGAGGTCGTGGACGGAGAGCGGGTGCCCCAGGGCAAGCGCGGCATGCTCGTCTCCAAGTTCTTCTACGAGAACTTCTTCAAGCTCAAGTCGGCGTTCCGGCTGGACTCCCTCAAGCAGGAGCGGGACCTCAACGGGAAGCTCATCGCCATGGATCCCCAGATGCAGCGCTGGGTGAAGGAGAACCAGACCCAGACGCGTGAAATCATCTTCCAGCTGGACCCCATCAAGACGCGACAGGCGGTGGAGCGGCTCCAGAAGGTGCTCGGCAGCAAGGAGTCCACCCTGGACAAGCTCCTGCCGGAGTTCTTCAACACCACGGACGAGAACTTCGACACGCGCTACCAGCAGTTCTACGCGGAGCTGGCGCCCCTCTTGGACCTGTACCGCCTGCGCATGGGCGACACGCTCACCATCAGCGCCTTCACGCGCTCGGGTTACGTGCAGAGCGTCAACGTGAAGGTCTACGGCACCTACCAGTTCAAGGGCCTGGAGAAGTCCCCCATGGCCGGGCTCATCAACCTGATGGACCTGATGACCTTCCGGGACGTCTACGGCTACCTCAGCCCGGACCGGAAGGCGGAGATCGCCGAGCTCCAGAAGAACAGCGGCATCAAGGCGGTGGACCGCGCCAACGCCGAGGACGCGCTGTTCGGCGAGGACAGCGGCAACACCCTGGTGACGGACGCGGCTGTCACCCAGGTCGACGACACGAAGGTCTTCGAGGGCAACCAGGACGCGATGAAGCGCGAGGACCCGTTCGCGCGCGTCTACACCCAGGAGGAGATTGAAAAGGGCGTGGTGCTCAGCACGGCGGTCATCCTCAAGGACCCGGACAAGCTCCAGCAGACCCTGGAGGAGCTCAAGCAGGTGGGAACCGGCGCGGGGCTGAAGCTGCGGGCGGCGTCGTGGCAGCAGGCCGCGGGCTTCATCGGGCAGTTCGTGCTGCTGGCGAAGCTGGTGCTCTACTTCTTCGTGTTCATCGTCTTCGTGGTCGCGCTGGTCATCATCAACAACGCGATGATGATGGCCACGCTCCAGCGGGCACGCGAAGTGGGGACGATGCGGGCCATTGGCGCGCAGAGTTCCTTCATCCTGAGCATGGTGCTGGTGGAGACCCTGCTCCTGGGCTTCGTCTTCGGCCTGGGCGGGGCGCTCGCGGGCAGCGGCATCATGTTCAACCTGGGCGCCAACGGCATCCCCGCGAACAACGACGCGCTGTACTTCTTCTTCTCCGGTCCCCGGCTGTTCCCCACGCTGAGCGCCAGCAACCTCATCGCGGCGTTCGTCATCGTGCTCGGGGTGTCCGCCATCTCCACCTTCTACCCCGCGTTCCTCGCGACGCGCGTGTCGCCGCTGCAGGCGATGCAGACGGACGAGTAAGACCATGCTCCAGCTCTTCCTCATCGCATTCCGAAACCTGGGCACCCACCGCCGCCGCACGCTGCTGCTGGGCGGGGCCATCGCTGGCGTCACCGCGCTGCTCGTCATCCTCATGGCGCTGTCCCATGGGATGGAGGAGACCATGCTCCGGTCCGCCACCACCCTGGGCTCCGGCCACGTCAACGTGGCGGGCTTCTACAAAATCACCTCTGGCCAGGCCGCGCCGGTGGTGACCGCCTACCCGAAGGTCCTCGAGCTGGTCCGCAAGGAAGTGCCGGAGCTGGACTACGCCGTCCAGCGCGGCCGCGGCTGGGCCAAGGTCGTCAGCGACAAGGGCTCGCTCCAGGTGGGCGTGGGAGGCATCGACATCCAGGACGAGCCCGGCTTCCGGAAGGTCCTCCAGGTGCGCTCCGGGGCCCTGGATGACCTGACGCAGCCGAACACCGTGCTGGTGTTCGAGAAGCAGGCGAAGAAGCTCGAGGTGAAGGTGGGCGACACCGTCACCATCTCCGCCCCCACCATGCGCGGCACCAACAACACGGTGGACGTGCGCGTGGCGGTCATCGCCGCGGACGTGGGCATGATGAGCGACTTCAACATCTTCGTGCCCTCGGCGACGTTGCGCGGCCTGTACCAGCTTCGCGACGACTCCACCGGCGCCATCTTCCTGTACCTCAAGGACCTCCAGCAGATTCCCCAGGTCCAGGCGCGGCTGCGCGAGAAGCTGACCGACGCGGGCTACATCGTCATGGACAACGACCCGCGCGCGTTCTGGTTCAAGTTCGACGTCGTCAACCGCGAGGATTGGACGGGCCAGAAGCTGGACCTCACCAACTGGGAGGATGAGATGTCCTTCATCACCTGGACGCTCAAGGCGCTCAACGGGTTGACGGGCATCCTCACCTTCGTGCTGCTGGCCATCATCGGCGTGGGCATCATGAACACGCTGTGGATCGCCATCCGGGAGCGCACGCGCGAGATTGGCACGCTGCGCGCCATCGGGATGCAGCGCACCCGGGTGATGTTGATGTTCCTCTTCGAGGCGATGACGCTCGGCGCGCTGAGCACGCTCAGCGGAGCGCTCATCGGGCTCATCGTGTGCGTGGCCGTGGACGCAGCGCGCGTGGGGGTCCCGGAGGCCGCCGCCATCTTCATCATGTCGGACCGGCTGAACCTGGTCGTGAACGCAAGCTCCGTGGTGGGCGCGATGGTGTTCATCACCGCGTGCACCACGCTCATCTCATTGATTCCTTCCTTCCTCGCCGCGCGCCTCAAGCCCGTGACGGCGATGCACCACATCGGGTGAACACCATGAGTCTCAAGAACCTGCTGTCCGCCGCGGCGCTGGTCGTGGCCATGTTGTCCGCGCCCGTGGCGCTGGCCCTCGAGCCAGCCGCCATGGTCCAGATCCTGTCGGTCATCGACGACCGCCAGCGCAACAGTGGCGACTACAAGGCGCACATCTACCTGGAGCAGAAGGAGAAGGACAAAACCGACAACGTGCGCGAGGGCTTCGTCTACCGGCGCGACGCGGACGACAAGCTGATGATTCTCTTCAGCAAGCCCAAGACGGAGGCCGGCAAGGGCTACCTGCGGCTGGACAAGAACCTCTGGAGCTACGACCCCAACGTGGGCAAGTGGGAGCGGCGCACGGAGCGCGAGCGCATCGCGGGCACCGACAGCCGCCGCGCCGACTTCGACGAGTCCCGGCTGGCCGAGGAGTTCGACCCGTCCTACGAGGGCGAGGCGAAGCTGGGCAAGTACACCGCACACCGGTTGAACCTGAAGGTGAAGCCCAACATCGACGTGGCCTACCCCGTGGTGAAGCTCTGGGTGGACAAGGAGTCGAACAACATCCTCAAGCGCGAGGAGTACGCGCTGTCCGGCCGGCTGCTGCGCACCGCGCTCTACCCGCGCTGGAAGAAGGTCTTCAGCGAGTCCAAGGGCGCCGACGTCTGGTACCCGGAGGAGATCCGCTTCTACGACGAGGTGGAGAAGGCCAACTCCACCATCGTCCTCATCAAGTCGGTGGACCTGCGCCCGCTGGAGGCCAACCTCTTCACCAAGGCGTGGCTCGAGAGCAAGAGCCGATGAACCCGCGCTCGCTCACCGTGGCCACGGCGCTGACCGTGGCCCTCGCCGGTACCGCCGCGCCCGGTCAGTCCGGGCGGCCGGACGAGAACGCGCTGTTTGGTGGAGGCGACGAGAAGCCCACCCAGGCGGACACCTCGACGCCAGCACCCGGCCCCGCCGAGGCGCCGTCATCCGACCGACCCAGCGAGGACGCGTTGTTCGGCGAGGAGCCCGCGACTTCCGCGAACGCCGACGCCAGCAACACGGGTGATGCGGCCGAGCGGCAGCCCTCGTTGACAGAGGCGCCTCCGGAGCCTGGGGACCGAGATTCCAACGTCCTATCGGGACCCGGGACTCGCAGCGCCTTCGACTCCGAAGAGGCGGTGAACGACCCGCTGCAGATTGGCGGGCAGTTCTACCTGCGCGGCTTCGCGGCCGCGACGGAGGGCACGTCGTTCGGCAACACGTCGTTCGCCGCGCCCACGCTGGTGGACGGGTACTTCGATGCCCGGCCCATGGAGCGTCTGCGAGGCTTCGTGGTGGGTCGGTTGAGCTACGATCCCACCTTCATCCCCTCGGCAGAGTCCAACGCGCCCGCCAATCCTCGCGTGCTGCTGGACCAGGCCTGGCTGCGCTTCGACTTCGACCGGACGGTGTTCTTCACCGTCGGCAAGCAGCACGTGAAGTGGGGCTCGGGGCAGATCTGGAACCCCACCGACTTCCTGTCACCGCAGCGGCGCAACCCGCTGGCCTTCGTGGACCTGCGCACGGGCGTGTCCATGGTGAAGGTCCATGTCCCCTGGGAAGCGGAGGGCTGGAACTTCTACGGCATCGCGGTGATGGACGACCTGGGCACCGACGCGGGCGCGCTGGTCGACAACACGGGCGGCATCCCCACCGTGAGCGACGCGGGTCCGGTCAACCGGCTCAGCCGAATCGGTGGGGCCCTGCGCGCCGAGGTCGTCGTGGGGCCCGCGGAGCTGGCCGCCACGGCCGTGGCGCAACGCGGGCGCAAGCCGCGCTTCGGGTTCGACCTGTCCTCGGCCTTGGGCCCCATCGACGTCTACGGCGAGGTGGGACTCAAGAAGGGAACGGAGCGTCCCCTGTACCGGCTCCCCGCGGGCGTCACCGTGGAGGACGTCATCCAAGGCCGGGAGAAGGTGGAGACCTATGTCCCCTCGGGGCTCACGCCCCAGGTGACGGCCGGCGCCAACTACAGCTTCGGGTACGGTGAAAACGACATCGCGGTGGTGGGCGTCGAATACTTCTACAACTCCACCGGCTACACGAGCTCGCTGGGCTATCCCTTCCTGATGCTGCAGGGCGCCTTCCAGCCTCTGTACCTGGGCCAGCACTACGCCTCCGCCTACGTGTTCCTGAACGACCCCGGTCCACTCGAGCGCACCTCGTTCAACCTCTTCACGCTCGGGAACCTCTCGGACAAGTCGTACATCAGCCGGCTCAACGTGACCCACCGCGCGCTCAGCTACCTGACGATGGAGGCGTACGGCGCCGTCCATTATGGCCACAAGGGCGGTGAGTTCCGACTGGGCTACACGGTCCCCGAGTTCGTCGTCGAAGGTGAGACCATCCCTGGCTTCACGGTTCCGGCCCCGACCTTCGAGCTGGGCGTGGGCCTGCGCATCAGCCTCTGAGGCCAGCGACCCTCTCGCCTCGGTGATTCATCGATTCGATTCAAGGACCGCGCCCTGCCATCCGAGGGCGCGGTCCTCTGCTTTTCAGCAGCGGCCACGGACGAGCGCCCACCGGGCGAGCCGGAGAGGACTCCTCGGGCCGGTGAGGTGCCAGAGAATTCATGCAGTGAACATCCTGAGTGCATGCATCCGTGGATCGCCATCGCCGTCAGCATGAGTCTGGCGCAAGTGAGCAGCGAGTACCCCTCGCCCTTGGACCCGTCGGTCCGGGACAACTCCGCACAGGCCCTGCGGGATGCCAATGAGCAAGCCGCCAAGTCAGCGGAGGGCGCCTGGCTCCCTCCCAACTACGTCATCCAGCAGATGCCCGGGAGCGACAGCCCCGCCTATGGCGCATATGGCGGAGGCTATGAAATCACCCCCGTGCTTCCCGACGGCAAGGCCCCGTTGAGCCCAGGTGATGCCGCCATCGACGAGACGTATCAGAGTTATCAACC from Myxococcus stipitatus carries:
- a CDS encoding ABC transporter permease, translated to MGQLRLLMQVAFRNLFTSKINILIGGIIFFGTLLVVVGGALLDSIDGAMSRSIIGSVAGHIQVYSDESKDELSLYGGMSGESDLAVLEDFSRVKPVLEKHPNVKTVVPMGTSSALITSGNTVDLTLARLRDLYKKRADEGASPELTQNIDSVKAHVRHIVAIMEKQRANSVNVLTSAAVDPVEVEALAKARTDEFWSSFDADPFAALEFLENRIAPQLPDGDMLELRYVGTDLDAFQRTFDRMEVVDGERVPQGKRGMLVSKFFYENFFKLKSAFRLDSLKQERDLNGKLIAMDPQMQRWVKENQTQTREIIFQLDPIKTRQAVERLQKVLGSKESTLDKLLPEFFNTTDENFDTRYQQFYAELAPLLDLYRLRMGDTLTISAFTRSGYVQSVNVKVYGTYQFKGLEKSPMAGLINLMDLMTFRDVYGYLSPDRKAEIAELQKNSGIKAVDRANAEDALFGEDSGNTLVTDAAVTQVDDTKVFEGNQDAMKREDPFARVYTQEEIEKGVVLSTAVILKDPDKLQQTLEELKQVGTGAGLKLRAASWQQAAGFIGQFVLLAKLVLYFFVFIVFVVALVIINNAMMMATLQRAREVGTMRAIGAQSSFILSMVLVETLLLGFVFGLGGALAGSGIMFNLGANGIPANNDALYFFFSGPRLFPTLSASNLIAAFVIVLGVSAISTFYPAFLATRVSPLQAMQTDE
- a CDS encoding ABC transporter permease, with protein sequence MLQLFLIAFRNLGTHRRRTLLLGGAIAGVTALLVILMALSHGMEETMLRSATTLGSGHVNVAGFYKITSGQAAPVVTAYPKVLELVRKEVPELDYAVQRGRGWAKVVSDKGSLQVGVGGIDIQDEPGFRKVLQVRSGALDDLTQPNTVLVFEKQAKKLEVKVGDTVTISAPTMRGTNNTVDVRVAVIAADVGMMSDFNIFVPSATLRGLYQLRDDSTGAIFLYLKDLQQIPQVQARLREKLTDAGYIVMDNDPRAFWFKFDVVNREDWTGQKLDLTNWEDEMSFITWTLKALNGLTGILTFVLLAIIGVGIMNTLWIAIRERTREIGTLRAIGMQRTRVMLMFLFEAMTLGALSTLSGALIGLIVCVAVDAARVGVPEAAAIFIMSDRLNLVVNASSVVGAMVFITACTTLISLIPSFLAARLKPVTAMHHIG
- a CDS encoding outer membrane lipoprotein-sorting protein; this translates as MSLKNLLSAAALVVAMLSAPVALALEPAAMVQILSVIDDRQRNSGDYKAHIYLEQKEKDKTDNVREGFVYRRDADDKLMILFSKPKTEAGKGYLRLDKNLWSYDPNVGKWERRTERERIAGTDSRRADFDESRLAEEFDPSYEGEAKLGKYTAHRLNLKVKPNIDVAYPVVKLWVDKESNNILKREEYALSGRLLRTALYPRWKKVFSESKGADVWYPEEIRFYDEVEKANSTIVLIKSVDLRPLEANLFTKAWLESKSR